One window from the genome of Anabaena sphaerica FACHB-251 encodes:
- a CDS encoding DNA cytosine methyltransferase: MKTNNLQAVELFAGIGGFRLGLQNANIETIWANDINELSYQVYESNFGKNSIVLGDINKIPISDIPNHDILTAGFPCQPFSPAGKKLGVRDSVRGTLFERIVEIIDEKQPKYFFLENVKRLLTMENGYHFRVILNALSELDYLIEWRIISPISFGIPQNRDRIFIFGTKLNSTNITSHLLESTSVFLTKPDVIDLEEIELLVDKYMIPIVVNKGKNYNWGMAYKNQMLTLNLPALPDIKPRQKLKDILQDEAMVDAQFDFTIDTLERIKKSKFVNRYCHGVELLYNQDGGSRLGYTIFGINGIASTLTASTSRHYERYQVGDKFRRLTNVEYARLMGFPDDWCRVARIYDQYALYGNAIVPVCVEWVCQRIGKINIEFTKSNWQQLSLAI, encoded by the coding sequence ATGAAAACAAACAACCTACAAGCTGTAGAATTATTTGCTGGTATCGGTGGTTTTCGCTTGGGTTTGCAAAATGCAAATATTGAAACTATCTGGGCTAATGATATCAATGAACTAAGTTATCAAGTTTATGAAAGTAACTTTGGGAAGAATTCAATAGTTTTAGGAGATATCAACAAAATTCCTATATCAGATATACCTAATCATGATATTTTAACTGCTGGTTTTCCTTGTCAGCCATTTAGCCCTGCTGGTAAAAAACTTGGTGTGAGAGATAGCGTTAGAGGAACTTTATTTGAACGCATTGTAGAAATTATAGATGAGAAACAACCTAAATATTTTTTCTTGGAAAATGTCAAAAGACTTTTAACAATGGAAAATGGCTATCATTTCCGAGTTATTTTAAATGCACTATCTGAATTAGATTATTTGATTGAATGGAGAATTATTAGCCCCATCAGTTTTGGTATACCTCAAAATAGAGACAGGATTTTTATTTTTGGTACTAAGTTAAATTCAACAAATATAACTTCTCATTTGTTAGAAAGTACATCTGTTTTTTTAACTAAACCAGATGTGATTGATTTAGAAGAGATAGAACTATTAGTAGACAAGTATATGATACCTATAGTTGTCAATAAAGGTAAAAATTATAACTGGGGAATGGCTTATAAAAATCAAATGTTAACTCTAAATCTTCCAGCTTTACCGGATATTAAACCTAGACAGAAACTAAAAGATATTCTTCAAGATGAAGCAATGGTAGATGCTCAGTTTGATTTTACTATTGACACTTTAGAACGGATTAAAAAAAGTAAGTTTGTAAATCGTTATTGTCATGGTGTGGAATTATTATATAATCAAGATGGAGGTTCAAGACTAGGTTATACAATATTCGGAATTAATGGAATTGCATCAACCTTAACTGCTTCTACATCAAGACATTATGAACGTTATCAAGTAGGTGATAAATTTCGGCGTTTAACTAATGTTGAATATGCCAGATTGATGGGTTTTCCTGATGATTGGTGTCGAGTAGCAAGAATTTACGATCAATATGCTTTATATGGTAATGCAATTGTTCCTGTTTGTGTAGAATGGGTATGTCAAAGAATTGGTAAAATAAATATTGAGTTTACTAAATCTAATTGGCAGCAATTAAGTTTGGCAATTTGA
- a CDS encoding restriction endonuclease — protein sequence MELLTLESLKTAARHFCLELSATPIHNLYGVTDGKAVGTYVESAFNQYLSTRYEYTLGSAALGIDFPGLEVDLKVTSIKQPQSSCPFKNASQKVYGLGYNLLIFAYEKIDDHSSRNANLKFQNVVFVDKERTGDYQTSYGIREILRRNGNKDDVIAFLEERNFPLDEIGREALAERILQQPPEIGYLTISNALQWRLQYSRVIQVATTATTAGVENLLV from the coding sequence ATGGAATTACTAACTTTAGAATCTTTGAAAACTGCTGCACGTCATTTTTGTTTAGAACTAAGTGCAACACCAATCCATAATTTGTATGGGGTTACAGATGGAAAAGCAGTAGGAACTTATGTTGAATCTGCTTTTAATCAATATTTATCTACAAGGTACGAATACACCCTTGGTAGTGCTGCATTAGGAATTGATTTTCCTGGACTAGAAGTTGATTTAAAAGTAACATCAATTAAACAACCTCAATCTTCTTGTCCATTTAAAAATGCCAGTCAAAAAGTCTATGGTTTAGGATATAATTTGTTAATATTTGCATACGAAAAAATTGATGATCATAGTTCTCGTAATGCTAATTTAAAATTCCAGAATGTTGTTTTTGTAGATAAGGAACGCACTGGAGATTATCAAACAAGCTACGGTATCAGAGAAATTTTACGCCGCAATGGAAATAAAGATGATGTGATAGCTTTTTTAGAAGAACGCAATTTTCCTTTAGATGAAATCGGCCGTGAAGCACTAGCAGAAAGAATTTTGCAACAACCACCAGAAATTGGCTACCTGACAATTTCCAATGCTTTACAATGGCGATTACAATATAGTAGGGTTATTCAAGTTGCCACAACAGCAACAACAGCAGGTGTAGAAAATCTATTAGTGTAA
- the aroA gene encoding 3-phosphoshikimate 1-carboxyvinyltransferase, giving the protein MSAAVITLKTQENASHNLIIQRPPAGLSLQGRIRVPGDKSISHRALMLGAIAEGETEIQGLLLGEDPRSTAHCFRALGAEISELNTELVRVKGIGLGNFQEPVDVLNAGNSGTTIRLMLGLLASHPGRFFTVTGDDSLRSRPMSRVVKPLQQMSAEIWGRKGNTLAPLAIQGQALKPIHYHSPIASAQVKSCILLAGLNTDGKTTVSEPALSRDHSERMLRAFGAELSIDPETNSVTVTGNAKLYGQKVVVPGDISSAAFWLVAGSIIPGSELVVENVGVNPTRTGILEALEMMGADIQLENQREVAGEPVADLRVRSSRLKSCTIAGDIIPRLIDEIPILAVAATFAEGTTIIRDAAELRVKESDRITVMAQQLNKMGAKITELPDGMEITGGTTLVGAEVDSHTDHRIGMSLAIAALNASGTTTIHRAEAAAISYPNFTNTLVEVCR; this is encoded by the coding sequence TCGGGCTTTAATGTTGGGTGCGATCGCTGAAGGTGAAACTGAGATTCAAGGACTGCTTTTAGGAGAAGATCCCCGCAGCACTGCTCACTGTTTCCGGGCGCTAGGTGCGGAAATTTCGGAATTAAATACAGAGTTGGTGCGGGTTAAAGGTATTGGTTTAGGGAACTTTCAAGAACCTGTGGATGTATTGAACGCGGGTAACTCTGGTACAACCATCAGATTGATGTTAGGGCTGTTAGCTTCCCATCCTGGGCGGTTTTTTACGGTGACAGGTGATGACTCTTTGCGATCGCGTCCCATGTCCCGCGTTGTCAAACCTTTACAACAAATGTCCGCAGAAATCTGGGGACGCAAAGGTAACACCTTAGCACCTTTAGCGATTCAAGGACAAGCTCTTAAACCGATTCATTATCATTCTCCCATTGCTTCGGCGCAGGTAAAATCCTGTATTTTGTTGGCTGGTTTAAACACTGACGGTAAAACTACTGTCAGTGAACCTGCTTTATCACGAGATCACAGTGAACGGATGTTAAGGGCTTTTGGGGCAGAATTAAGTATAGACCCGGAGACTAACAGCGTTACCGTGACGGGGAATGCGAAATTATATGGACAAAAGGTGGTTGTTCCCGGTGATATCAGTTCTGCGGCTTTTTGGTTAGTTGCAGGTTCTATTATTCCTGGTTCTGAGTTGGTGGTGGAAAATGTCGGTGTAAACCCTACCCGCACGGGAATTTTAGAAGCCTTAGAAATGATGGGTGCAGATATCCAGCTAGAAAATCAGCGGGAAGTTGCTGGGGAACCGGTCGCAGATTTGCGGGTGCGTTCTAGTAGGTTAAAAAGCTGCACTATTGCTGGGGATATTATACCTAGATTAATTGATGAAATTCCCATTTTGGCGGTAGCTGCAACTTTTGCAGAAGGGACAACAATTATTAGAGATGCGGCGGAGTTGCGAGTTAAAGAGAGCGATCGCATTACCGTGATGGCGCAACAACTCAATAAAATGGGTGCTAAAATTACCGAATTACCCGATGGGATGGAAATTACTGGTGGGACGACTTTGGTGGGTGCTGAGGTAGACAGTCATACAGATCATAGAATAGGTATGAGTTTAGCGATCGCTGCTCTCAATGCTAGTGGTACTACGACTATTCACCGTGCGGAAGCTGCGGCTATTTCTTATCCTAATTTTACTAATACTTTGGTAGAAGTTTGTCGATAA